A genomic window from Sphingomonas taxi includes:
- a CDS encoding ribonuclease R family protein produces MKNKTRPGLPTQAQILQFIETSDVPAGKREIAKAFGLTAQEKIALKAMLKDMADEGLIDGAPGRAFHKMGGLPKVTVLRVADVDDGGNVWAVPDRWEAETPPPRLRVRERKRGALGIGERILARTEEAGNGWIAHPMKVLAKASEQVLGVLRREGERFWLTGVEKKDRREFPVSDTGGAEAGDLVMTEMTGRPPRISVRVVQRLGDPFAPRSFSLIAIHKLGIPDVFTGDTLDEAARVSQQPLGDDREDLTHLPIVAIDPADARDHDDAVWAAPDDDPANAGGWQAVVAIADVSFYVRPGSEIDREARRRGNSVYFPDRVVPMLPEILSAEVCSLKEGEDRAALVCHLQVGKSGALKSWRFTRARVRIAANLAYEDAQAMIDAGEGRMIDVLTPLWACWRALAKARDAREPLDLDLPERRVVLDEMGRIMSVAPRERLDAHRLIEDYMIAANVAAAKALEAKKAPVMYRVHEPPSREKLVALKDYLETFDVPLALGQVIRPATFNHVLDRVGDADFRPQVMEQVLRTQTQAYYAPANQGHFGLSLGSYAHFTSPIRRYADLLVHRSLVSAYRLGEGGLGQTDAAAMDVIGETISGLERRAMEAERDTIDRYVAAYLAEKVGETLSARITGVQNYGFFATVEGIGGDGLMPVRDLGGEYFRFDEAARKLIGEQTGEEYTLGQRIDLRLAEANPVSGALRFELPGGKGAAPGPRHVGSGRKDRVIKHRGRPANVRHQGKRR; encoded by the coding sequence GTGAAAAACAAGACCAGACCCGGCCTGCCGACGCAGGCGCAGATCCTCCAGTTCATCGAAACCTCGGACGTTCCCGCCGGCAAGCGCGAGATCGCCAAGGCGTTCGGCCTGACCGCGCAGGAGAAGATCGCGCTGAAGGCGATGCTCAAGGACATGGCCGACGAGGGGCTGATCGACGGCGCCCCCGGCCGCGCCTTCCACAAGATGGGCGGCCTGCCCAAGGTCACGGTGCTGCGCGTCGCCGACGTCGACGACGGCGGCAACGTCTGGGCGGTGCCCGATCGCTGGGAGGCGGAAACGCCGCCGCCGCGGCTGCGCGTCCGCGAACGCAAGCGGGGCGCGCTGGGGATCGGCGAGCGCATCCTCGCGCGGACCGAGGAGGCCGGGAACGGCTGGATCGCGCATCCGATGAAGGTGCTCGCCAAGGCGTCCGAACAGGTGCTCGGCGTGCTGCGCCGCGAGGGGGAGCGGTTCTGGCTGACCGGGGTCGAGAAGAAGGACCGGCGCGAATTTCCCGTCTCCGACACCGGCGGCGCCGAGGCGGGCGATCTGGTGATGACGGAGATGACCGGCCGGCCGCCGCGGATCAGCGTGCGCGTCGTCCAGCGGCTGGGTGATCCGTTCGCGCCGCGCAGCTTCTCGCTGATCGCGATCCACAAGCTCGGCATCCCCGACGTGTTCACCGGCGATACGCTCGACGAGGCGGCGCGCGTGTCGCAGCAGCCGCTCGGCGACGATCGCGAGGATCTGACGCATCTGCCGATCGTCGCGATCGATCCGGCGGATGCGCGCGATCATGACGATGCGGTCTGGGCGGCGCCCGACGACGATCCCGCCAATGCCGGCGGCTGGCAGGCGGTGGTGGCGATCGCCGACGTCAGTTTCTACGTGCGGCCGGGGTCCGAGATCGATCGCGAGGCGCGGCGGCGCGGCAATTCGGTCTATTTCCCCGACCGCGTCGTGCCGATGCTGCCCGAGATCCTGTCCGCCGAAGTCTGTTCGCTCAAGGAGGGCGAGGATCGCGCGGCGCTGGTCTGCCATTTGCAGGTCGGCAAGTCGGGCGCGCTCAAGAGCTGGCGCTTCACGCGCGCGCGGGTGCGGATCGCGGCGAACCTGGCGTATGAGGATGCGCAGGCGATGATCGACGCCGGCGAGGGGCGGATGATCGACGTGCTGACGCCGCTCTGGGCCTGCTGGCGTGCGCTCGCCAAGGCGCGGGATGCGCGCGAGCCGCTCGATCTCGACCTGCCCGAGCGGCGGGTGGTGCTCGACGAGATGGGGCGGATCATGTCGGTGGCGCCGCGCGAACGGCTCGACGCACACCGGCTGATCGAGGATTATATGATCGCCGCCAACGTCGCCGCCGCCAAGGCGCTGGAGGCGAAGAAGGCACCGGTGATGTATCGCGTCCATGAACCACCGAGCCGCGAGAAGCTGGTCGCGCTCAAAGACTATCTGGAGACGTTCGACGTGCCGCTGGCACTCGGGCAGGTGATCCGCCCGGCGACGTTCAACCACGTGCTCGACCGCGTCGGCGACGCCGATTTCCGGCCGCAGGTGATGGAACAGGTGCTGCGCACCCAGACGCAGGCCTATTACGCCCCGGCCAATCAGGGGCATTTCGGCCTGTCGCTCGGTTCCTATGCGCATTTCACCTCGCCGATCCGGCGCTATGCGGATCTGCTCGTCCACCGGTCTTTGGTGTCCGCCTATCGGCTCGGCGAGGGCGGGCTGGGCCAGACCGACGCGGCGGCGATGGACGTCATCGGCGAGACGATCAGCGGCCTCGAACGCCGTGCGATGGAGGCCGAGCGCGACACGATCGACCGCTATGTCGCCGCCTATCTCGCCGAGAAGGTCGGCGAGACGCTGTCGGCGCGGATCACCGGCGTGCAGAATTACGGCTTCTTCGCCACCGTCGAGGGGATCGGTGGCGACGGGCTGATGCCGGTGCGCGATCTGGGCGGCGAATATTTCCGTTTCGACGAGGCGGCACGCAAATTGATCGGCGAGCAGACCGGCGAGGAATATACGCTCGGCCAGCGTATCGACCTGCGGCTGGCGGAGGCGAATCCGGTGTCGGGCGCGCTGCGCTTCGAACTGCCCGGCGGCAAGGGCGCGGCACCCGGACCGCGGCACGTCGGGTCGGGGCGCAAGGATCGCGTCATCAAGCATCGCGGCCGCCCGGCGAACGTCCGCCACCAGGGCAAGCGGCGATGA
- a CDS encoding TonB-dependent receptor, with translation MALLATAPAVQAQEAAAPATRNDTPQDIVITGERLRGSVIGDAAPVAVLDAQALKALGATRIDDILKLLKPLTTSNSGADPVFLLNGRRISGYGELRTLPPEAIERTEILPEQESARFGFPPTVRVTNFITKKHFRSLAVEEGAGTTTDGGASTAALELGSTRLDDARRTSVTINYDRQDPLSGARRSTVPDASNLFDLTGNVTGNGGGAIDPALDALAGRAVTAAAVPGDSVARGTLAGYAAGVPRVTDLAPYQSLASRDQLRVDGTQSVPIGKTVTASLNLTMEAQRGVGLAGLPTAVLRVPAGNPASPFATDVLLYRYLPEAGTLRQRTQALSLHAGSTVQGSLKRWIWTVTGSYDRARTTAAVDRGIATDAIQAAIDAGADPFQPLGANAVVDRLVSRSRTVVQTLVGKATVVGPLLALPAGDAQMTLTGDFARSSSGGVATDTPAALLDLRRVIKSGSVALDLPIASASRGVLDAIGSLSANASLGVSAVSDYGSLASRNLGLIWTPVAPLQVSVSTNVSQTAPDIALLTNPVVIVPNAPFFDFVTGTSGLVAVTAGGNPALGPERRQVDTAGLAWQPIKGKELRFNLDYIATRIDGQIGYLQAVTVALQSAFPDRFVRDAAGQLTSVDVRPVNLARERERKIQGKMSLWTMIGPEPKPPATPPAKDAPPPPPPKPRPSLYAFVTMTARIDDRLLAQPGQPTLDLLDGQSISGNGGRSRYEAQGSFGGSYGPVQGGIFGMWQAPTRVRSTIAASDLRFSARTFLALYSTIDAEKLTKATWAKSLSFQLQVNNILNDRIAVRDRNGVTPYRFQPAFLDPYGRIVKLSVRKLF, from the coding sequence GTGGCGCTATTGGCGACCGCCCCGGCCGTACAGGCGCAGGAGGCTGCGGCGCCGGCAACCCGAAACGATACGCCGCAGGACATCGTCATCACCGGCGAACGGCTGCGCGGGTCGGTGATCGGCGATGCTGCGCCGGTCGCGGTGCTCGACGCGCAGGCGCTCAAGGCGCTGGGCGCGACGCGGATCGACGACATCCTCAAATTGCTCAAGCCGCTGACCACCTCGAACAGCGGCGCCGATCCGGTGTTCCTGCTCAACGGCCGGCGGATTTCTGGCTATGGCGAGCTGCGGACGCTGCCGCCCGAGGCGATCGAGCGGACCGAGATCCTGCCCGAGCAGGAATCGGCGCGGTTCGGCTTTCCGCCGACGGTGCGGGTGACCAACTTCATCACCAAGAAGCATTTTCGCTCGCTCGCGGTGGAGGAGGGCGCGGGCACCACCACCGATGGCGGCGCGAGCACCGCCGCGCTCGAACTCGGCTCGACGCGGCTCGACGATGCGCGCCGCACCTCGGTGACGATCAACTACGACCGGCAGGACCCATTGTCCGGGGCGCGGCGGTCGACGGTGCCGGATGCGAGCAACCTGTTCGACCTGACCGGCAACGTCACCGGCAACGGCGGCGGTGCGATCGATCCGGCGCTCGATGCGCTGGCGGGCAGGGCGGTGACCGCGGCGGCGGTGCCGGGAGATTCCGTCGCGCGCGGCACGCTCGCCGGTTACGCCGCGGGGGTTCCCCGGGTCACCGATCTGGCGCCCTATCAGTCGCTCGCGAGCCGCGATCAGTTGCGGGTCGACGGCACGCAGTCGGTGCCGATCGGCAAGACGGTGACCGCATCGCTCAACCTGACGATGGAGGCGCAGCGCGGCGTCGGGCTGGCGGGCCTGCCGACCGCGGTGCTGCGGGTACCTGCCGGCAATCCGGCGTCGCCCTTCGCCACCGACGTGCTGCTCTATCGCTATCTGCCGGAGGCGGGGACGCTGCGTCAGCGGACGCAGGCGCTCTCGCTTCATGCCGGCAGCACCGTGCAGGGCAGTCTGAAGCGGTGGATCTGGACGGTGACCGGCAGCTACGATCGGGCGCGGACCACCGCCGCGGTCGATCGCGGCATCGCGACCGACGCGATCCAGGCGGCGATCGACGCCGGCGCCGATCCGTTCCAGCCGCTCGGCGCGAATGCCGTCGTCGACCGGCTGGTCAGCCGCAGCCGCACGGTGGTGCAGACGCTGGTTGGCAAGGCGACCGTGGTCGGGCCGTTGCTGGCGCTGCCCGCGGGCGATGCGCAGATGACGCTGACCGGCGATTTCGCCCGTTCGTCCAGCGGCGGCGTCGCGACCGACACGCCGGCGGCGCTGCTCGACCTGCGTCGGGTGATCAAGAGCGGTAGCGTCGCGCTCGACCTGCCGATCGCCTCGGCGAGCCGCGGCGTGCTCGATGCGATCGGGTCGCTTTCCGCCAATGCATCGCTCGGCGTGTCGGCGGTGTCCGATTACGGCAGCCTCGCGAGCCGCAATCTCGGCCTGATCTGGACGCCGGTCGCGCCGTTGCAGGTCTCCGTCTCGACCAACGTCAGCCAGACGGCACCCGATATCGCGTTGCTGACCAACCCGGTGGTCATCGTTCCCAATGCGCCGTTCTTCGATTTCGTCACCGGCACCAGCGGCCTCGTCGCGGTGACCGCGGGCGGCAATCCCGCGCTGGGGCCGGAGCGGCGGCAGGTCGATACCGCCGGGCTGGCGTGGCAACCGATCAAGGGCAAGGAGCTGCGCTTCAACCTCGACTATATCGCGACGCGGATCGACGGCCAGATCGGCTATCTGCAGGCGGTGACGGTGGCGCTGCAATCGGCGTTTCCGGACCGGTTCGTCCGCGATGCGGCCGGGCAATTGACCAGCGTCGACGTCCGCCCGGTCAATCTGGCGCGCGAACGCGAACGCAAGATCCAGGGCAAGATGTCGCTCTGGACGATGATCGGCCCGGAGCCGAAACCGCCCGCCACGCCGCCGGCCAAGGACGCGCCGCCACCGCCACCACCCAAGCCGCGGCCGTCGCTCTATGCCTTCGTCACCATGACGGCGCGGATCGACGACCGGCTGCTGGCGCAGCCCGGTCAGCCGACGCTCGATCTGCTCGACGGCCAGTCGATCAGCGGCAATGGCGGCCGGTCACGCTACGAGGCGCAGGGATCGTTCGGTGGGTCCTACGGTCCGGTTCAGGGCGGCATCTTCGGCATGTGGCAGGCGCCGACGCGCGTCCGCAGCACGATCGCGGCATCGGACCTGCGCTTCTCGGCGCGGACCTTCCTCGCGCTCTACAGTACGATCGACGCGGAGAAACTGACCAAGGCGACCTGGGCGAAGAGCCTCAGCTTCCAGCTCCAGGTGAACAACATCCTCAACGACCGGATCGCGGTGCG
- a CDS encoding rhodanese-related sulfurtransferase, producing MPPIRVCALYRFTPFPDPAALQAPLLAACEAAGVRGTLLLAREGINGTIAGPDAGMEVVLTHIRALPGCATLDVKEARADAMPFHRTKVRLKREIVTMGEPAIDPLDAGHYVDPAEWNALIADPATLVIDTRNDYEVAVGSFAGAVDPQTRTFREFPAWFREHRDELLAGTKQVAMFCTGGIRCEKATAFLKAEGVDDVFHLKGGILRYLEDVPAEESRWQGECFVFDERVAVGHGLTPGTHGLCRACRMPVSPADRASPLFEEGVSCPRCHAARSEMDRARYAERHRQALLAEARGEAHVGRRYEEDASPS from the coding sequence ATGCCGCCGATCCGCGTTTGTGCGCTCTACCGCTTCACCCCCTTCCCCGACCCCGCGGCCTTGCAGGCGCCGCTGCTCGCCGCCTGCGAGGCCGCCGGCGTGCGCGGCACGTTGCTGCTCGCGCGCGAGGGGATCAACGGCACGATCGCCGGGCCGGATGCGGGGATGGAGGTGGTGCTGACGCATATCCGCGCGCTGCCCGGCTGCGCGACGCTCGACGTCAAGGAAGCGCGCGCCGACGCGATGCCGTTCCACCGCACCAAGGTGCGGCTCAAGCGCGAGATCGTGACGATGGGCGAACCCGCGATCGACCCGCTCGACGCCGGCCATTACGTCGATCCGGCCGAATGGAACGCGCTGATCGCCGATCCCGCGACCCTGGTGATCGACACGCGCAACGATTACGAGGTGGCGGTCGGCAGCTTCGCCGGTGCGGTCGATCCGCAGACGCGCACCTTCCGCGAATTCCCGGCGTGGTTCCGCGAACATCGCGACGAACTGCTCGCCGGCACGAAGCAGGTCGCGATGTTCTGCACCGGCGGCATCCGCTGCGAGAAGGCGACCGCCTTCCTCAAGGCCGAGGGCGTCGACGACGTCTTCCACCTCAAGGGCGGCATCCTACGATATCTCGAGGACGTGCCGGCGGAAGAGAGCCGCTGGCAGGGCGAATGTTTCGTCTTCGACGAACGCGTCGCGGTCGGTCACGGCCTGACGCCGGGCACCCACGGCCTGTGCCGCGCCTGCCGGATGCCGGTGTCGCCAGCCGACCGCGCCTCGCCGCTGTTCGAAGAGGGCGTCAGCTGCCCACGCTGCCACGCCGCGCGCAGCGAAATGGATCGCGCCCGCTATGCCGAACGGCACCGCCAGGCGCTGCTCGCCGAGGCGCGCGGCGAGGCGCATGTCGGCCGGCGGTACGAAGAGGACGCCTCTCCTTCCTGA